The window TCGGGGATGGCAGCACCGGGTTCCCAGTTTCCGTCGGGTAGCTGCACGCCATCATCTTCACAGGCTTCGACATCCTCGGGCGGCGACGAGCCAACCGGAAACCCGAAATGGCCCCAGACCTGTTCCTGCAGCGCGGTTGACGCAAGGGCGATGCTCGCCAGTTCACGATTGCCGGGCCCCTTGCCCGCCTCGATCCACGCCAAAATCTCGGGCAGGATGGCAGACAGGCGACCGATCTGCTTCAGCTGCACCGGTGTGAGCATCAGCGCCTTGCAGATCGCGGTGTCATTCCACTTTTTTTCCTCCCGGAGCCTGGCGACAACCCGCCACTGTTCAACCTGGGTCATGGGCTGACGGATCATGTTCTCCGACGCGGCACGCATCCGGTCCAGTTCCGCATCGTCGCCTGCCACCGTCACCTGAATGGTTTTCAGGCCGGCCTTGACTGCAGCACGCCGGCGGCGATGCCCCGCAACGATCATCAGGCCGCCCGGGGTTTCGCGGACCAGAGGCGGATGGATGATCCCAACGGCCTTGACGTTCAGCGCCAGCTGGCGCTCTTCCGCCTCGTTGGGCGCGGATTTCCGCGGGTTTTCGGGGTTGTCGAGCAGGGTTTTCGGATCAACTTCGCGCAGTTCCATGGTTTTTACTCCGTGTTCTCAGGACACCTTTCCTGATGCACCCTGGCGGCCAGCACCGGGCTGGCGGAGCAAGGGCGCCGCGCAGCGGCGGCACCGGACCCGCGCGCAGGCGGCGCAGACGCCGAGCACGGGGAGGCGCCACCCCTTGCGGCGCCTGACCGGAGATGGCAGCCCTTCTCAGGCTGCCACCTCTTCTTCCTTCTCCCTGTCCTCGGTGTCGTCATGCGCCGGGTCTTCATCGGTCGCGGTCGCCGCCAGATCGTCTTCCAGCGCTTTCAGCTCAGCGCGCTTTTCATCAAGCATCGCCTGTTCCGCGAACGGCAGGCCCAGACGGGCCCGGTAGGATGGCAGGCGACGCTGCGCTTCCTCCCGCATCCGGATTGCGTCACGGAGCGCGTCATCGATCCGAAGCAGCGCATGCTCGAGACGCGACGTCAGCCCAAGGCCCTTCGTGTCGTCCTCGACGGCGATTTCAATGCGGCCTGAGCGCGCTTCCACAAACAGCGTCACGTCGACCGCGCGCTTTTCGTAGTACACGCGACGGCCTGGCCCTGCTTCACACATGACGGCGAACCCACCGATGCGTCCGAGGTTCCAGACCCCTGCCTCACCGTTCTTCGCGGCCAGACGGACCTGGGACAGGAGCCATGACCCGGCCTTCTCGCGCTCGCTGACATCCCCCTTGTCCCTGCGCAATACGAACGCATCCCCCTTCGTGGGCTGACGGCTGGCAATATCCGCCTCGATAAGCGGGATCTGGCGCTCCGCGCCCGCAATCTCACGCTCGGCCCGGTCGATGGCACGTTTTACGGCGAACTGGTCGTCATAATGGGCGGCCGCCAGTCTCTCGAGCCGCGCAAGATCGGCCTCCAGCCCGGCTTTGTGCATCAGCCGGGCATCGCCTGATGCGAGCGCCTTGGCCATGGCGAACTGGTTTCCCCCTTCCCCGCCAATGTCCTCAATCCGGCGGATGGAACGGTCACCTGACATCGCAAGGCCAATAAAGCGCTGCTTGCGCTCGAGGAGCTGCCAGTTGGTCGCGTCAACGGAACCCTGCTGGGCATAGGCGTAGAGTTCGATTTCCGCGTGCTGGTTGCCCTGCCGCTCGATGCGACCCTCGCGCTGGATGATGTCGGAGACCAGCCACGGCACGTCGAGATGGTGCAGGGCCTTGAGGCGCTGCTGGGCGTTGACGCCGGTGCCCATGGTCGCCGTCGAGCCGATCAGGATCCGCTTGCGGCCGGCATTGAGATCACCGAACAGCTTCTGCTTCGCCGCACTCTTCCTGTAGTGCTGCATGAACGCGATTTCCGCGCGCGGCACGCCCAGTCGGATCAGTTCATCGCGGATCCACGTATAGGCGGAAAAACCGCGTGTCTCCATCGCGCTCTCGGTGCCCAGATCCGAAAAGATCATCTGCACCGCCCCCGGCAGGTCGTACGGCCGACCGGTTTCAGGATCGCTGTAACGGCTTTCCGATGTCTCCTGCCAGATCCGGAACACGTTCCCGATCATCAGGTTCAGCTTCGATGTATCGTCATTCGCGGCGAGAGGGGCGACGAAGCGCAGGTCGATCGCGGCATGACGGGCATCCGTGATGACGGACAGGAGGATGTCGTCGCCCTTCTGGGGACGCCCCTGGCGCGCTTCGATGGCGTTGATGCGGGCCGCCAGCGTCTTCTGGTAGGCCCTGAAGTTATCGTTTGTCGGCGCGACAATAATCTCGCGACGCCCGCCCCGGATCGCAGGCAGATTCACGTACTGGCGTAGGTCATCGTGCTGCACGACATCCGCGAAGTCGCGATACATCGCCATGAGGTCGGCGACGTTGACGAACTCGGTGAAGCGCGTGACCGGCTTGTAAAGCCCGCTTGGCTGCAGTTCCAGTTCGGTACGGGTTTCGCCGAAATTGGCTGCCCAGGCATCGAATTCATGCAGGTAGCGCTTCTGCAGCGCCTCAAGATCCATATAGCGGCTGACCGTCCACATTTCGGCGAGCGTATTGGTGATCGGGGAGCCGGACGCCATGATCAGCGGGCGCTCCGGATTTTTTGCCGCCAGGTAGCGCGTCTTCACGAAGAGATCCCAGGCCCGCTGCGAGCCGTTCGGATCGACCCCCTTGAGGTCGGACTGGTTGGTTGCAAAACTCAGCTTCCGGAACTGCTGCGCTTCATCAACGAGGATCTGGTCGATGCCAATCTCTCCCAGATGCACGAGATCGTCCTTTCGAGTGCCAAGGCCTTCCAGCTTCGCCTGCATCTTCTCCTTCATGCTCTCGACCCGCTTGCGCGACAGGCGGTCGGCCGCGTCGACGCTTTCCAGCACTTCCTCGTAAGACGCGATCTGCGCCTCGATCATCTGGCGTTCGAAATCCCCCTCCACCGGGATGAACCTGAATGCGTCATGCGTGATGATGATCGCATCCCAGTTTCCGGTCGCGGCCCGGGCAAGGAACCGCTGGCGCTTTGCTTTCACGAAGTTCGTCTCGTCGGCGACGAGGATCCGCGCGGTCGGGTAGAGCATGAGGAATTCGCGGGCCATCTGGGCGAGGCAGTGACCGGGAACGGCGATCATCGCCTTGCTGATCAGGCCAAGCCGCTTCTGCTCCATGACGGCCGCAACCATCGAGAAGGTCTTTCCGGAGCCGACCGCGTGCGCGATATACGTGCCGCCCGCGGCGATGATCCGCCAGATCACCCGTTTCTGGTGCGGGCGCAGGCTGATCGTGGTGCTTGCACCGGGCAGGCGCAGATGGGAGCCATCAAACGCGCGTGCCACGAGGTTGTTGTAGGTGTCGTTATACAACCTGACCAGCCTCTCGGCCCGATCGCCATCCTGCCAGACCCATGTCTCGAACGCACGCCTGATCGCCACCAGTTTTTCCTTTGCGGCTTCCGTCTCCTGTGTGTTCAGTTCGCGGTGCTCTTTGCCATCGCCATCACGCCAGACATCCCATATTTTTGGCGATGCCTGCGTCAGGGCATCTTCCAGCAGTTCGCCGGCATGTCGCCGTTCCGTTCCCCAGACTGACGTTGCCTCGGCCTTGCCCATGAATGCCCGTTTCCCCACGGTCCAGCAGGCGACCGCGGGCGCGTGATAAATGATCGTCTCGACCCCGAGCACCTCGGCGGTAAAGGCGATGATGTCGCTGACCGGCAACCACGGAGCGCCAAGGCGCGCGGTGATCTCCGACGGACGCAGATCGGCTGGCTGGACGGCTTCCAGCGCCGTGACGTTCCGGGCGTAGCGTCCATCGATCCGGGCTGCATCGCGGGCCTCTTCCAGCTTGGTCCGCACGGCGCCGGAGAGCATTTCATCAGCCGTGACCCAGATATCGCGACCATCCACGCTTCGTACCGGATCGAGATAAACCGCATCCCCCAGTGCGGCCGCGACCTCAGCTTCGGACTGTCCCATGAGTTCCGCGATCCGCGGCATTTCCACACCGCCTGTTTCATGCAGGCAGACGGCCAGGGCGTCGTGGGCGGAATGGATCTCGGGTTCGACAGGCGCATGAATGACCCGCTCCGAGAAAATTGGTCCCATCCGGCCTTTCTGCGTCGCCTCGTCGTATTCCTCGATGGACGAGACCAGCCAGACGTCGGGATCATCGTAAAATGGCGTCAGGTTTGGCCGCCGCTGGGTTTCGTTTTCGACCCCGGTTTCCGGATCGATCCTGACCGTCACGTTCATCAGGTTGATCGGGCCGAACTGTCGGACAAAGCTGAAATAGGCACGCTTCAGATCACCCTGCAGGCGTCCGTAGGGCAGGTTCTCCAGCTGCGCCCGCAGCACCGCGCGTGCCGCATTCCGAATGGGTATCAGCGCGGTAATGATCCGGGCATGCTTCTGAAAGAGGCCGTCCTTCTGATCCCCTTTCCTGATGGCAACCGTGGCGGCCTGTCCGTCGCAGATCTGTTGCAGGACGCCTTTCGTGACGAAGTAGGAGCCCTCTTTCAACTGGGCGCCATCGGCAGCCGTGCCGACCAGCACACCGGCTCCCGCCGGCCGGACAATGCGCTGGTCCAGGGGTTCCGGAAAGCGCACGTCCTGCCCGATCCGGCTCAGGGCCTCGGGCAACACCACATCGAGCCTGCCGTCGGCACGCACGTCGCATGTGTAATCGGGACCGAACTGGGTGGTGGTCCAGCCGTGACGGCCAAGCACCTGCTCCGGGTGGTCGAGGAAGTAGCGATTGACGAGGAGCGGACCGTTACCCTGGTCGCTACTCGCAAGGGCGCCGGTTTCCAGCCAGGTCTCGTCATCGGCCATGTCGCCGATCATGCGCTTGCGGAACACCAGTACGTCCACCACCACGTCCGTGCCGGCGTCATCTCGCATTGCTCCGGCCGGGAGCCGGACTGCCCCCACGAGGTCAGCCATGTCGGCAATGGTCCGGCGCGCGGTGCTGTCCGTCTTGTCCAGCGTATGGCGGGACGTCACGAACATTGCGATGCCGCCCGGACGGAGTGCCTCGATGGATCGGGCAATGAAAAAATCATGCAGGCTCAGGCCAAGCCGTCCCAGACCTTCCGGACCACGCACGGTGCGATTGGAAAAGGGTGGATTACCGATCGCAAGGTCATACCCGTCTGCGAGCTTCACTGTCGTGAAATCCTCGCTGCGGATCCACTGGTTCGGATAGAGCCTGCGCGCAATCCTTGCTGTAATCGGATCATTCTCGATCCCGGTAAAGGCGATGCGTCCCTCGAGCCTTTCCGGTCGGGCCGCGATGAAAAGACCGGTCCCGCAGCCGGGTTCAAGCACGGAACCGCCTCTGAAGCCCATCTGCAGCACTTTGTTCCAGAGTGCGTGCACGATCAGCTCAGGGGTAAAATGCGCATATTGTGTCGCGCGCTTCAGTCCTGCCCTTTCAACATCTGTTGTGGAGGCATGGATCGCCTCGCCAATCTCTTCCCAGCCCGGGCGGGCCCTATCGCTTCCGGATGGAAACAGGTTGTTCGCCAATTCTCCTGCTCCAAAGCCGATGAATCGTGACAGGACGATCTGTTCGGGGGACGAGGCGTTTCGGTCTGCTTCTTCGATCTCCTTAAGCAGTTCGATTGCCAGTGCATTGTCACGAGCCCGCTGTTTCCATGTGGCAGCGAGACTTCGGTTGGTCACCATATGAAAGTCGATCTGGGGAAGGGCCATCGGGGCCGGTGTGACGGGAGGGACGGGGGACGTGCCGTCTTCGCCTTCAAGTTCGCCCCAGAAAAGGTCGTTCTGGGTATCTGCGAGAGCGGTTGTGCCGAAGAGGTTGAGCTGGAACGACATGGCCGTGCTCCGTACAAACGCCGGCACCCGGCGCTGCTTCTGCAGGCCGGGATGTTTCCGGGTCAGGTTTTCGGGATGTCAGGAACGGGCGTGCTAATCAGGTTGTGTTGCCTGATTACTCTTTCCTTCAGCTCTCATTGCAACCGGGTCGGGCAGTGCGGGGCAAGGGTGCCGCGTAGCGGCAGCACCGGACCCGCGCGCAGGCGACGCAGACGCCGAGCACGGGGAGGAGCTACCCCTTGCGGCGCACTGGCCGATCTGGTGCAGTTTTGTCTTATTTAGACCTTTTTTGGGCCATTCCTCTTCGGCAAATAATGGGTAATCGGCTCAAAGCTCTGGCGATCCCGACCATAGGCAATCTAACTGTGGTCCCAGACGATACATCCTGCGCAAGCAACGCACCCAATCAACAGACAAAAGCGTTTTACGCGGTAAAATTTTTACGGCGTAAAAGATTTGGAACTCTTCTCTTGTCTTCAGAAAGCTGTCCTGTAAAAACTCCTTCTATACGGTGACGGTCCGCGGAACTCCTGCATCGATAAGGTCCCAATGACAAAACATCCCTCTCCATCAAAACAATCCATCGTGATGCTATCATCGCCAAAGGGTGGTGTTGGAAAATCGTCGTTATCCCGGAATATACTTGTTTTAGCTGCTCAATCTGGCAGACAAGTATTAGGATTGGATATGGATAAACAGGCAACTCTAGCCACATGGGCAGAACGTAGGGAACGTGTCCGTGCGAGTATTCCGGCCGTGTCCCATATTCCTGTACATCGCGCGTCCCTTGATGACTGGCGGTCTACCCTGAAAATGGCGAGGCAATCCTCTGCCGATTTTATTGTCATCGACACGCCGCCTTCGATCGAAATTAACATGACAGCAATCTTGGGCTTGTGTGAGGGTTCTGATTTTGTTCTGGTTCCTTGCCAGCAAAGCCAAGACGATTTAGACAGCGTGATACCGTGGATGCGCCATTTGAAACAGAGCGGTGCGAAAGCAGCGTTCATCATTAATCGTGCGAATATTCGAACTCGTTCCTACGCGACTATCCGCTCCAAATTGCTAAATGTCGGACCCGTATGTCCCGTAGAAATCGCCCAAGCAGAGGAAATATCACTCGCAAATGGTAAAGGGTTAGGCGTCATGGATCTAAGTCGGCCCAAAAACGCGGAAGCGTTTGGCGCACTCTGGTCATACTTGCGACAGGAGTTGGACCTGTGAGCAAAGCCAATACGACGCGCGGCATCTCGCTGCGAGCCTTGCAGGGCCTTGATGCTGACGAAATACAGCCATCTGATGCGCGTCCTAGCGAGCTACATGAACTCACCACCGTATCTTCTGAAACCCTGGAGACAATTGCATCAGTATTTTCCGGAACGGACCTTGCGAAGGACGAGGGCCGCATCCGGATCATTCTTGATACCCAGCGCGCCGTAACATCTGCGTGGGAAAAGGCTGCGCGTTCCTTTCTGGAAATCGGCCGAGCATTAAATACGCTAGAAAATGCACTTTTTTCGAGAGAAGAAAAAAACCGTCTTAAAGCCAGTTTCGAACGCTTTTTCCCTTTCTCCGAACCGGTGGCCTCCCAGTTGCGTCGGATCGCAAGCATGGTGGATAGTGGCCGAATTAGCGAGACGTTACTACCGGGTTCATATAGTGCAGCGTATCAGCTGACTTTGCTGGGACCAGAGGAGCTTGAAGCGGCGCGCGAGAAGGGCCTAGTCGGACCCAGCGCGTCTCGTTCTGCAATCATAGCATTCCGAAAGTCAATCAAGCGGCCTGCATCTCATGTTGATTTTGCCGCGCTCGTAACAGAGGCGCGGCGCCTTAGATCCACCAGGCGCCAAATGCTGGAACAGCTTGTTGCCATCCGAAAGCGCTTACGTGAAATCGATGAACTTATCGGTGACGAGTAAAAGTTCCGAGA is drawn from Komagataeibacter xylinus and contains these coding sequences:
- a CDS encoding ParA family protein, producing MTKHPSPSKQSIVMLSSPKGGVGKSSLSRNILVLAAQSGRQVLGLDMDKQATLATWAERRERVRASIPAVSHIPVHRASLDDWRSTLKMARQSSADFIVIDTPPSIEINMTAILGLCEGSDFVLVPCQQSQDDLDSVIPWMRHLKQSGAKAAFIINRANIRTRSYATIRSKLLNVGPVCPVEIAQAEEISLANGKGLGVMDLSRPKNAEAFGALWSYLRQELDL
- a CDS encoding lactate dehydrogenase; amino-acid sequence: MSFQLNLFGTTALADTQNDLFWGELEGEDGTSPVPPVTPAPMALPQIDFHMVTNRSLAATWKQRARDNALAIELLKEIEEADRNASSPEQIVLSRFIGFGAGELANNLFPSGSDRARPGWEEIGEAIHASTTDVERAGLKRATQYAHFTPELIVHALWNKVLQMGFRGGSVLEPGCGTGLFIAARPERLEGRIAFTGIENDPITARIARRLYPNQWIRSEDFTTVKLADGYDLAIGNPPFSNRTVRGPEGLGRLGLSLHDFFIARSIEALRPGGIAMFVTSRHTLDKTDSTARRTIADMADLVGAVRLPAGAMRDDAGTDVVVDVLVFRKRMIGDMADDETWLETGALASSDQGNGPLLVNRYFLDHPEQVLGRHGWTTTQFGPDYTCDVRADGRLDVVLPEALSRIGQDVRFPEPLDQRIVRPAGAGVLVGTAADGAQLKEGSYFVTKGVLQQICDGQAATVAIRKGDQKDGLFQKHARIITALIPIRNAARAVLRAQLENLPYGRLQGDLKRAYFSFVRQFGPINLMNVTVRIDPETGVENETQRRPNLTPFYDDPDVWLVSSIEEYDEATQKGRMGPIFSERVIHAPVEPEIHSAHDALAVCLHETGGVEMPRIAELMGQSEAEVAAALGDAVYLDPVRSVDGRDIWVTADEMLSGAVRTKLEEARDAARIDGRYARNVTALEAVQPADLRPSEITARLGAPWLPVSDIIAFTAEVLGVETIIYHAPAVACWTVGKRAFMGKAEATSVWGTERRHAGELLEDALTQASPKIWDVWRDGDGKEHRELNTQETEAAKEKLVAIRRAFETWVWQDGDRAERLVRLYNDTYNNLVARAFDGSHLRLPGASTTISLRPHQKRVIWRIIAAGGTYIAHAVGSGKTFSMVAAVMEQKRLGLISKAMIAVPGHCLAQMAREFLMLYPTARILVADETNFVKAKRQRFLARAATGNWDAIIITHDAFRFIPVEGDFERQMIEAQIASYEEVLESVDAADRLSRKRVESMKEKMQAKLEGLGTRKDDLVHLGEIGIDQILVDEAQQFRKLSFATNQSDLKGVDPNGSQRAWDLFVKTRYLAAKNPERPLIMASGSPITNTLAEMWTVSRYMDLEALQKRYLHEFDAWAANFGETRTELELQPSGLYKPVTRFTEFVNVADLMAMYRDFADVVQHDDLRQYVNLPAIRGGRREIIVAPTNDNFRAYQKTLAARINAIEARQGRPQKGDDILLSVITDARHAAIDLRFVAPLAANDDTSKLNLMIGNVFRIWQETSESRYSDPETGRPYDLPGAVQMIFSDLGTESAMETRGFSAYTWIRDELIRLGVPRAEIAFMQHYRKSAAKQKLFGDLNAGRKRILIGSTATMGTGVNAQQRLKALHHLDVPWLVSDIIQREGRIERQGNQHAEIELYAYAQQGSVDATNWQLLERKQRFIGLAMSGDRSIRRIEDIGGEGGNQFAMAKALASGDARLMHKAGLEADLARLERLAAAHYDDQFAVKRAIDRAEREIAGAERQIPLIEADIASRQPTKGDAFVLRRDKGDVSEREKAGSWLLSQVRLAAKNGEAGVWNLGRIGGFAVMCEAGPGRRVYYEKRAVDVTLFVEARSGRIEIAVEDDTKGLGLTSRLEHALLRIDDALRDAIRMREEAQRRLPSYRARLGLPFAEQAMLDEKRAELKALEDDLAATATDEDPAHDDTEDREKEEEVAA